The proteins below come from a single Eubacterium limosum genomic window:
- a CDS encoding MFS transporter, which produces MKKQLNLKRIVQFLCLSGASIIYYVPYMIGLYYDTFQAATGATDIQLGVIQSAYTTMTIATYFLGGLLADRISSKTLLSLSYLATGLLAVFVGFFPSYTVMVILFGAMGITTTLTFWAALIKATRIFAKAGGEGTALASMEGTRNVLSSIVSTVALILFGVFADKIFGLRIVIYIFAGMNVLIGLLIHFIFDRDTVEKPEGEGVIKILLSALKDPNVWLMSFIILGVFATNVNLRYITPYATSMFGLSALGGAILGNFREYMRPVGSYISALVGDRFGISKSIIVMTLLLAAFNFGLPLLPTGAANVIGIFVGGAMGYILIGAVRGLYFATQSEAKMPLFMAGTVTGILSTIGFLPDSFLPIINGNIIQNNDPSVCYGIIFNISGAFALFACVIAIIFHIRNKENIKELKAIRLARIAAEKEEASSSVEQ; this is translated from the coding sequence ATGAAAAAGCAATTGAATTTAAAACGTATTGTTCAATTCCTGTGTTTGAGCGGTGCCAGTATCATTTACTATGTTCCTTACATGATCGGTCTGTATTATGACACCTTCCAGGCCGCCACCGGCGCTACCGATATCCAGTTAGGTGTTATCCAGAGTGCTTATACTACGATGACCATTGCCACATATTTTTTAGGCGGCCTGCTTGCTGACCGCATCTCCTCCAAGACGCTGCTGTCCCTATCCTATCTTGCAACAGGGCTCCTGGCTGTCTTTGTCGGATTCTTCCCTTCCTACACGGTCATGGTTATCCTGTTCGGAGCCATGGGAATCACAACAACGCTGACATTCTGGGCTGCCCTCATCAAGGCAACGCGTATTTTCGCAAAGGCCGGCGGTGAGGGTACTGCTCTCGCTTCCATGGAGGGTACACGTAATGTTCTATCGTCAATTGTAAGCACTGTCGCCCTGATTCTTTTTGGCGTCTTTGCTGACAAAATCTTTGGTCTCCGAATTGTTATCTATATTTTTGCCGGTATGAACGTCCTTATCGGCCTGCTGATCCATTTTATCTTTGACCGCGATACTGTCGAAAAACCTGAAGGGGAGGGCGTGATCAAAATTTTGCTCTCTGCGTTAAAGGACCCTAATGTATGGCTTATGTCCTTTATTATCCTTGGTGTTTTTGCCACTAATGTCAATCTTCGCTATATTACGCCTTACGCTACCAGCATGTTCGGCCTCTCTGCCCTTGGCGGTGCTATCCTTGGAAATTTCCGTGAATACATGCGCCCGGTCGGCTCTTACATTTCAGCCTTGGTCGGAGACCGGTTTGGGATTTCCAAATCCATCATCGTTATGACACTTCTTCTGGCGGCTTTTAACTTTGGTCTGCCCCTGCTTCCAACCGGCGCCGCCAATGTCATCGGTATTTTTGTTGGCGGTGCGATGGGTTATATTTTAATCGGCGCTGTGAGAGGGCTTTATTTTGCAACACAGTCCGAAGCCAAGATGCCATTGTTTATGGCCGGTACGGTCACTGGTATTTTATCGACCATCGGCTTTCTGCCAGACAGCTTTTTACCCATCATAAACGGAAATATTATCCAGAACAATGACCCCAGTGTCTGCTATGGCATAATCTTTAACATATCCGGAGCCTTTGCCCTGTTTGCCTGTGTCATTGCCATTATCTTCCATATCCGCAATAAAGAAAATATCAAGGAGCTTAAGGCAATCCGTCTGGCGCGCATTGCCGCAGAAAAGGAAGAAGCCTCCTCCAGTGTTGAACAATAA
- a CDS encoding TetR/AcrR family transcriptional regulator — protein MMCYNREKIRKNGRLREGSDRITYKKSKETNDRIVAVARKLFYEKGFKKTSVRQICKDAGINHSLIYYYFKSGKYGIAQYLINEHIRKCIKALSKHYSYQSDYLLYHLLLLRFLFREISQDPIELECYINAWEEEQIDRPFSIETYTIAKGLGMNVSYTDVQTAVLMSDYVWKGLYEAKQNGILELTDSEIRKRTDLTRWMNIGLDKAFILEKIAVAEELLRDIPIYHIHLILEDG, from the coding sequence ATGATGTGTTATAATAGAGAAAAAATAAGAAAAAATGGCCGTTTAAGGGAAGGAAGTGATCGTATCACCTATAAAAAAAGCAAGGAAACCAATGACCGGATTGTGGCAGTGGCCCGCAAGCTTTTTTATGAGAAGGGCTTTAAAAAAACATCGGTCCGCCAGATTTGTAAGGATGCGGGGATAAATCATTCTTTGATTTATTATTATTTTAAATCAGGCAAGTACGGCATTGCCCAGTACCTGATTAACGAGCATATAAGAAAATGTATAAAAGCCCTGTCAAAGCATTATTCATATCAAAGCGATTATTTACTGTACCACCTTTTACTGCTCAGGTTTTTATTCAGAGAGATTTCACAGGACCCCATAGAGCTGGAATGCTATATTAACGCCTGGGAGGAGGAGCAGATTGACCGTCCTTTTTCCATCGAAACCTACACCATAGCAAAAGGTCTGGGTATGAATGTCAGCTATACAGACGTTCAGACCGCTGTGCTGATGAGCGATTATGTATGGAAGGGCCTTTACGAGGCTAAGCAGAACGGAATCCTCGAGCTTACAGATTCAGAAATACGCAAGCGCACAGATTTGACACGGTGGATGAATATCGGTTTGGACAAAGCGTTTATTCTTGAAAAAATCGCGGTGGCAGAGGAGCTTTTAAGAGATATTCCAATCTATCATATCCATTTGATTTTAGAAGATGGATGA
- a CDS encoding cation-translocating P-type ATPase yields MDNHRQKPWHALPAKDVFAGLQTSEEGLSDAEAAERLRKNGRNVLRSKPPRSIAQMLWSQITDPMVLILIGAAIFSAVLREWTEAGVIFTIVVLNALIGIVQEKKAQSSLEALKNMSAPTARVLREDEESVVPASELVTGDIVFLSDGDMVPADLRLIDSANLKVQEASLTGESVPSEKDADELFPERCVLGDRGNMAYTSSIVTYGRATGVVVATGMNTEVGNIAGMLDSQDETDTPLKRKLGAVGKTLTIIGVIVCVLIFAIGAIYHRPLIPQFLVAISLAISIIPEGLPATATIVMALGVQRMAKRNALIRKLPAVETLGSATVICSDKTGTLTLNQMTVTQVAVNGDFEAGQAVMVDAAAEAHPEVYRELMVAADLCNDASFDPDQEGAIIGDPTEGALLYMTKAFGLDHDKMEDTYPRVFENPFDSDRKRMTTVHPVGGQLTAYTKGAVDELLPFCTRMLTEQGVRPMTETDRKNIQRLCLELSEKALRVLGFATRQLEEIPEDEEENIEHDLTFIGVVGMIDPPRKEVAESVRTCRKAGIRTVMITGDHKVTAIAIARELDIFQEGNTVLTGDELERLSECELEEAVKTTTVYARVSPADKLRIIKALKRSGEIAAMTGDGVNDSPALKAADIGVAMGVTGTDVAKEAADMILLDDSFTTIAYAIKEGRRVYRNIQKVIQFLLAGNIAEILTLFVATVFNWDAPLLAVHILWVNLATATLPALALGVDPASKNIMRHPPVKSGTLFERDLIFRVIRQGVFVAAMTLVAYWIGFKTDSHITGQTMAFCVLALSQMLRAFNQRSNTEPVWVRAEGANPWLILSFVVSAALMACILFIPPLQAAFKVTLLSGSQWLTVIGLSLLSVVQIEVVKWIKRMRGSKASR; encoded by the coding sequence ATGGATAATCACAGACAGAAGCCTTGGCACGCGCTGCCGGCAAAAGATGTTTTTGCCGGCCTGCAGACCTCAGAGGAGGGCCTAAGCGATGCTGAGGCAGCCGAAAGGCTAAGAAAAAACGGACGCAATGTGCTGCGTTCAAAACCGCCGAGATCCATTGCGCAGATGCTCTGGTCTCAGATCACAGACCCCATGGTCCTTATTTTAATTGGCGCTGCCATTTTTTCAGCAGTGCTGAGGGAATGGACAGAGGCAGGAGTCATTTTTACCATCGTTGTGCTGAATGCTCTTATTGGTATTGTCCAGGAGAAAAAGGCCCAGTCCTCTCTGGAGGCATTGAAAAACATGAGCGCACCCACAGCCCGCGTACTGCGGGAGGATGAGGAGAGCGTTGTGCCTGCCAGTGAGCTAGTGACCGGGGATATCGTATTTCTAAGTGACGGGGACATGGTGCCCGCAGACCTGCGGCTCATTGATTCGGCCAACCTGAAGGTGCAGGAGGCGTCCCTGACCGGGGAGTCTGTCCCGTCAGAAAAGGACGCGGATGAGCTGTTTCCTGAGCGCTGCGTATTGGGTGACCGGGGCAACATGGCCTATACCTCCTCCATTGTCACCTATGGCCGTGCCACTGGTGTGGTGGTGGCAACGGGCATGAACACAGAGGTGGGTAACATTGCCGGTATGCTCGACAGTCAGGATGAGACGGATACGCCGCTTAAGCGTAAGCTGGGCGCGGTGGGTAAAACACTGACCATCATTGGGGTCATTGTCTGTGTGCTGATCTTTGCCATCGGCGCCATTTACCACCGGCCGTTGATTCCGCAGTTCCTGGTGGCTATTTCTCTGGCCATTTCCATTATTCCAGAGGGGCTGCCCGCCACGGCTACCATTGTTATGGCTCTGGGGGTTCAGCGTATGGCTAAAAGAAACGCTTTGATCCGTAAGCTGCCTGCGGTGGAGACTCTTGGGAGTGCTACAGTTATCTGCAGCGATAAAACCGGGACGCTGACCCTTAACCAGATGACGGTTACCCAGGTAGCGGTAAATGGAGACTTTGAGGCAGGACAGGCCGTTATGGTCGACGCGGCAGCTGAGGCGCATCCTGAGGTATACCGTGAGCTGATGGTTGCGGCGGATTTATGCAACGATGCCAGCTTTGATCCGGACCAGGAGGGCGCGATAATCGGCGACCCTACCGAAGGTGCGCTCCTGTACATGACAAAAGCTTTTGGTCTGGACCATGATAAGATGGAGGACACCTATCCCCGGGTTTTTGAAAACCCCTTTGACTCTGATCGGAAGCGCATGACTACGGTTCATCCAGTTGGGGGGCAGCTGACGGCTTACACGAAGGGCGCGGTAGACGAACTGCTTCCCTTTTGCACCCGGATGCTCACTGAGCAGGGAGTCCGCCCTATGACGGAAACCGACCGGAAAAATATTCAACGGCTTTGTCTTGAGTTGTCCGAAAAGGCGCTGCGTGTGCTGGGCTTTGCAACAAGGCAGCTTGAGGAAATCCCGGAGGATGAGGAAGAAAATATAGAGCATGACCTGACCTTTATCGGTGTTGTGGGGATGATTGACCCGCCGAGAAAGGAAGTCGCAGAATCGGTAAGAACCTGCCGGAAGGCGGGAATCCGCACGGTGATGATCACCGGCGACCACAAGGTTACAGCCATTGCGATAGCCCGGGAGTTGGATATTTTCCAGGAAGGAAATACGGTGCTGACCGGCGATGAGCTGGAGCGCCTGTCAGAGTGTGAGCTCGAAGAGGCAGTGAAGACCACCACCGTCTATGCCCGGGTATCGCCAGCAGACAAGCTGCGGATCATCAAGGCGCTCAAGCGGAGCGGGGAGATTGCGGCTATGACCGGGGACGGCGTCAATGACTCACCGGCCCTTAAAGCAGCGGACATCGGTGTTGCCATGGGGGTCACAGGAACGGATGTGGCCAAGGAGGCCGCAGACATGATTCTTTTGGATGACAGCTTTACCACCATTGCCTACGCGATTAAGGAGGGGCGGCGTGTTTACCGGAACATTCAAAAGGTTATTCAGTTTTTGCTGGCAGGCAACATCGCCGAAATTTTAACCCTTTTTGTGGCAACCGTCTTTAACTGGGATGCGCCGCTGCTGGCGGTTCATATTCTGTGGGTCAACCTGGCAACCGCAACTCTGCCGGCGCTTGCCCTGGGGGTAGACCCGGCAAGCAAAAATATCATGCGCCATCCGCCGGTTAAGTCGGGTACACTGTTTGAGCGGGACCTTATTTTCAGAGTAATCCGCCAGGGGGTTTTTGTCGCGGCCATGACGCTTGTGGCCTACTGGATCGGTTTTAAGACAGACAGCCACATCACTGGCCAGACCATGGCTTTCTGTGTGCTGGCGCTCTCCCAGATGCTCCGGGCCTTTAATCAGCGTTCTAATACTGAGCCGGTCTGGGTGCGGGCCGAAGGCGCAAACCCATGGCTGATCCTGTCCTTTGTGGTATCTGCCGCGCTGATGGCCTGTATTCTCTTTATTCCACCGCTGCAGGCAGCCTTTAAGGTAACGCTGCTGAGCGGCAGCCAGTGGCTAACCGTCATAGGGCTTTCACTGCTCTCTGTTGTCCAGATAGAGGTTGTTAAATGGATTAAACGGATGCGGGGATCAAAGGCCAGCCGTTAA
- a CDS encoding alpha/beta hydrolase yields the protein MKKEKIMQMIQAYDGLNLYMTTDTPESPRAVVIISHGMCEHSGRYAAVTQKLFDRGFKVYRYDLRGHGKSEGERGFYSAPDEITEDLHRIVDIASEENPGLKRFLLGYSMGGFAVADFCTKYPDKAEGAILFDAATRDNLGGFSRISQSLDPLTRFPNKLAKRLTSDPEVTAAYKTDPLNASYFTAGLSQRLTLGIQQLTANPTFCLPVLLLHGEKDTLVDPSDSTDFFAQIASEDKQLKIYGNTQHEIFNESVKNQVMADVTRWIENRL from the coding sequence ATGAAAAAAGAAAAAATCATGCAAATGATACAGGCCTATGATGGCCTGAACCTTTATATGACAACCGATACACCCGAATCCCCGAGGGCTGTGGTGATCATCAGCCACGGCATGTGTGAGCATTCAGGACGCTACGCAGCAGTCACCCAGAAACTTTTTGACCGCGGGTTTAAGGTGTACCGCTACGACCTCCGGGGACATGGCAAGTCCGAAGGGGAACGTGGCTTCTACAGCGCACCGGATGAAATCACCGAGGATCTCCACCGTATTGTGGACATCGCCTCAGAGGAAAATCCAGGCCTTAAGCGCTTTCTGCTGGGCTACAGCATGGGCGGCTTTGCCGTGGCTGACTTTTGTACAAAATATCCCGATAAGGCAGAAGGCGCCATTTTGTTTGACGCGGCCACCCGGGATAACCTGGGCGGCTTCAGCCGTATCTCCCAGTCCCTTGACCCTCTGACCCGTTTTCCAAACAAGCTGGCAAAACGGCTGACCTCAGATCCCGAAGTTACTGCCGCCTACAAGACCGACCCTTTAAACGCTTCCTACTTTACGGCTGGACTGAGCCAGCGGCTGACACTCGGTATCCAGCAGTTAACCGCAAATCCCACTTTTTGCCTCCCCGTCCTTTTACTCCACGGTGAAAAAGACACACTGGTTGACCCAAGCGATTCCACCGATTTTTTTGCACAGATCGCCTCCGAGGATAAACAGCTGAAAATTTACGGCAACACACAGCATGAAATTTTTAATGAGTCCGTCAAAAACCAGGTCATGGCAGATGTAACCCGCTGGATTGAAAACCGGTTGTAA
- a CDS encoding HAD family hydrolase has protein sequence MLRAVFIDYTGTIMKEAGKDVEEMTMRLYKNSDIESPQAMLNYWWGKLKKYENESFGDAFLTEDEIVDKLLADCVEELNLQENLEEAHELCRRFWMYAPAFEDAKPFFENCPLPIYVITNNGVRYVGEGMRHKALEPAGIICGDMARAYKPHRELFEKALEISGCSAQEVIHIGDSMASDVAGARAAGIRPILLDRKGTQETDGVMVVRSLDEALAFIVKELEQ, from the coding sequence ATGTTAAGGGCAGTATTTATTGATTATACGGGAACCATCATGAAAGAAGCGGGAAAAGACGTTGAGGAAATGACCATGCGGCTTTATAAAAACAGCGATATTGAAAGCCCGCAGGCTATGCTGAACTACTGGTGGGGAAAATTGAAAAAGTATGAGAACGAAAGTTTCGGCGACGCTTTTTTAACGGAGGACGAGATTGTGGACAAGCTTCTGGCAGACTGTGTCGAGGAGCTGAATCTTCAGGAAAATCTGGAGGAAGCCCATGAGCTTTGCCGACGTTTCTGGATGTACGCGCCAGCTTTTGAGGACGCCAAGCCATTTTTTGAAAATTGTCCGCTGCCCATATACGTTATCACTAATAATGGCGTCCGTTATGTGGGAGAAGGTATGAGGCACAAGGCACTGGAGCCGGCGGGCATTATCTGCGGCGATATGGCAAGGGCCTATAAACCGCATCGGGAGCTTTTTGAAAAAGCACTGGAGATCAGCGGCTGCAGTGCCCAGGAGGTCATTCATATCGGCGATTCTATGGCGTCGGACGTGGCAGGCGCCCGCGCGGCAGGAATCCGTCCGATCCTCCTTGACAGAAAGGGAACACAGGAGACGGATGGTGTTATGGTGGTGCGTTCCCTGGATGAAGCGCTGGCATTTATCGTGAAGGAGCTTGAACAATAA
- a CDS encoding B12-binding domain-containing radical SAM protein — MKRILLLEHPRTPGEDRQNDIANTTLSSCLNSGYLAAVLLEKGYQPAIVEGYMENLSYEAIEARIAAHKPEVLGIHLVYNWEDNHTLYDFIARVKAKYQISHVTVYGYYPTFAYEEILDRCPDIDTCMLGENEITIINLMANLPDYRGLKGLAYRGKDGYKASRGELVRDLDSLPFPLRKAASYPGGEVNIFGSRGCYGGCTFCYINPYYGADEMHCPKWRGRSPENIIAEIDQIIAQTDYRYFYFTDPNFYGPGKAGKERVLKLAALLKERNIRFGIEARANDIEPETTRALVDAGLQNILVGLESGKDESLKRLNKYTTVADNENALRVLREAGIEPSVGFIMFEPDSTINDLKINLEFLKRNALLETLEISVNVLYHHQIILAGSSSYHDLLAAGRLNISEHSTYEANTNYVNPSVATMAKMMRDITNHIFDYMHDTWQKSASGDPETVARYQAINHLLVDGFENALKLLEKGDITEAERQDWVRCFNAEIDKITA; from the coding sequence ATGAAACGAATCCTACTACTCGAACATCCCAGAACACCCGGCGAGGACCGTCAGAATGACATTGCCAACACCACCCTGTCCTCCTGCCTGAACAGCGGCTATCTGGCCGCCGTTCTGCTTGAAAAAGGTTATCAGCCCGCCATTGTAGAGGGCTATATGGAAAACCTGAGCTACGAAGCCATCGAAGCCCGCATCGCCGCCCATAAGCCTGAGGTGCTGGGAATCCACCTGGTTTATAACTGGGAGGATAACCACACCCTCTACGACTTTATTGCCAGAGTAAAAGCAAAATATCAAATCAGCCATGTGACCGTATACGGCTACTACCCCACTTTTGCCTATGAAGAAATCCTGGACCGGTGTCCAGACATCGACACCTGCATGCTTGGAGAAAACGAGATAACCATCATAAACCTCATGGCAAACCTCCCGGATTACAGGGGCTTAAAGGGCCTGGCTTACCGGGGCAAGGACGGCTATAAGGCCAGCCGGGGTGAGCTGGTCCGCGACCTGGACAGTCTGCCCTTCCCGCTTCGCAAGGCAGCCTCCTACCCTGGCGGCGAGGTCAATATCTTCGGGAGCCGCGGCTGCTACGGGGGCTGCACCTTCTGCTACATTAACCCCTATTATGGCGCAGATGAAATGCACTGTCCCAAGTGGCGCGGCCGCTCTCCTGAAAACATCATCGCAGAAATCGACCAGATCATCGCTCAGACCGATTATCGCTATTTCTATTTCACCGATCCCAATTTTTATGGCCCTGGAAAGGCTGGAAAGGAACGCGTACTCAAGCTGGCCGCCCTTTTAAAAGAACGCAATATCCGCTTTGGCATTGAGGCAAGGGCCAACGATATCGAGCCCGAAACCACCAGGGCACTGGTGGACGCCGGACTGCAGAATATCCTTGTCGGCCTGGAATCCGGCAAGGACGAATCCCTGAAGCGGCTCAATAAATATACGACAGTAGCAGACAACGAAAACGCTCTGCGGGTGCTGCGCGAGGCCGGTATCGAGCCCAGTGTAGGCTTTATCATGTTTGAGCCTGACTCCACCATCAACGACTTGAAGATCAACCTGGAATTTTTAAAGCGCAACGCCCTTTTGGAAACCCTGGAAATATCCGTCAATGTACTTTACCACCATCAGATTATCCTGGCGGGCAGCAGCTCCTACCACGACCTTCTGGCTGCGGGACGGCTGAACATTTCCGAGCATTCCACCTACGAGGCCAACACCAATTATGTCAATCCCAGCGTTGCTACCATGGCAAAAATGATGCGGGATATTACCAACCATATTTTTGACTATATGCATGATACCTGGCAGAAAAGCGCCTCGGGCGATCCCGAGACGGTGGCGCGCTATCAGGCCATCAACCATCTCCTGGTGGATGGCTTTGAAAACGCCTTAAAGCTTTTGGAAAAAGGCGATATCACCGAAGCCGAAAGGCAGGACTGGGTCCGCTGTTTTAACGCTGAAATTGACAAAATCACCGCATAA
- the bzaD gene encoding B12 lower ligand biosynthesis radical SAM protein BzaD, giving the protein MKRILLIQAISMEGMDIERVYPIGIVTLASCIEKAGRYSLEIFDMNMAADPYSELREKLLSYQPDIIGISLRNVDPLGNRTTSLIVPFAITLSFIRHYLPDITLMAGGTAFSLFPERLMREFPEIDLGVAGEAEEIILPLLDSIDNPPKLPGLVYRENGEVKMVPPVGKFDMGSYTMPNRELLDPREYLRVNKYVESVGVETKRGCCYNCGYCSYPLLSGCGMRCREPASVVDEIEFLHKEYGVSRIHLTDSIVNFPANHLDDICKELIRRKLDIHWSGFFRENLLTPENAPLYRDSGCECFSLSPDGLSQTALDILDKHLTVDEILHTAKVLSDVGITTVYHFLVNTPGDTWKTVDEGKALIDQIYDIHAASKTIGTIVLNLIRIMPNTKVEKLALENGVITPKTDLLFPTYYNPDPFKTVRYDLEIYHNKRNIFMWQDA; this is encoded by the coding sequence ATGAAACGAATCCTACTAATTCAGGCCATATCCATGGAAGGCATGGACATCGAGCGTGTCTACCCCATCGGTATTGTCACCCTGGCCTCCTGCATTGAAAAGGCTGGACGATACAGCCTGGAAATTTTTGATATGAACATGGCTGCAGACCCCTACAGTGAGCTGCGTGAAAAACTGCTCAGTTATCAGCCGGATATCATTGGTATTTCTCTGAGAAATGTGGACCCGCTGGGCAACCGGACCACCTCGCTGATCGTTCCCTTTGCCATTACCCTGTCCTTTATCAGGCATTATCTGCCCGACATCACCCTGATGGCCGGAGGCACCGCCTTTTCCCTTTTTCCAGAACGCCTGATGCGGGAATTTCCCGAAATCGATCTGGGTGTTGCTGGAGAAGCCGAAGAAATTATTTTGCCACTTCTGGACAGCATCGATAATCCGCCAAAGCTACCCGGGCTGGTTTACCGTGAAAATGGCGAAGTGAAAATGGTTCCTCCTGTGGGAAAATTTGATATGGGCAGCTATACCATGCCTAACCGCGAGCTTTTAGACCCGCGGGAATATCTGAGGGTCAACAAATATGTGGAGAGCGTAGGGGTTGAAACCAAGCGTGGCTGCTGCTATAACTGTGGCTATTGCTCTTATCCGCTTCTCTCCGGTTGTGGTATGCGGTGCCGTGAGCCAGCGTCTGTGGTCGATGAGATCGAGTTTCTGCACAAAGAATACGGCGTCAGCCGTATCCACCTCACCGATTCCATCGTCAACTTCCCTGCAAACCATCTGGACGACATCTGCAAAGAGCTGATCCGGCGCAAGCTGGATATCCACTGGAGCGGCTTTTTCAGAGAAAATCTGCTGACTCCGGAAAACGCCCCGCTATACCGGGATTCCGGCTGTGAGTGCTTCTCCCTGTCGCCAGACGGGCTCAGCCAGACTGCTCTGGATATTCTGGACAAGCACCTGACTGTCGATGAGATTCTTCACACTGCCAAGGTCTTGTCAGACGTGGGCATCACCACTGTTTATCATTTCCTGGTCAACACGCCCGGTGATACCTGGAAAACAGTGGATGAGGGAAAAGCGCTCATCGACCAGATCTACGACATCCACGCTGCCTCAAAAACCATCGGTACTATCGTACTCAACCTGATCCGCATTATGCCAAATACCAAGGTTGAAAAGCTTGCGCTGGAGAACGGCGTTATCACGCCCAAAACGGATTTGCTTTTCCCCACCTACTATAATCCCGATCCCTTTAAAACTGTTCGTTACGATCTTGAAATCTACCATAACAAACGAAATATCTTTATGTGGCAGGACGCCTAA
- the bzaC gene encoding 5-hydroxy-benzimidazole O-methyltransferase BzaC: MASLKWDPNTSGGQYLEDLSTAYWYSESLFTALDMGLFELLEKGSAPLPELAKALNCNESSLARYLHLLKTLDLVDCYENSWYNTTLSSTYLIKGKPLYQGNSILWRREIKADWDTLKPALEAGRRVHFPPENISDTEMDARREEYITAMDNIVRLKVPEILECFGNSLKPGARILDVGAGSGAFALGFLEKFQDAQATLVDIRQVLPQTRKLVEKSPLDTKNRVLFHEQNILEPDWQLEGSYDIVILSNIVHAYAEEEISGILKTASQLLSEDGILLIHDFFLDHWDIKAAFSDINMFINTYNGKVFDSKWVDQALKNSGLSTTGLIPLQTDTAVIFAARESAALDSLTITPVQKILQPIKAIGFDKVMPYDPKDVVVAPFAKNKCKFGCRSWDKKHCSSNQEMSADETKAFVNSFSKALLLKSEPPTGDFQRKALRAETLAFKAGYYKAFVFWAGPCSICPDCDLTAPCNNHAHSRPSMEGSGIDVFATVKKAGESLKTLSERGEVIKYYALLLLE, encoded by the coding sequence ATGGCCTCGCTTAAATGGGACCCCAACACATCCGGTGGACAGTATCTTGAAGATCTGTCCACTGCCTACTGGTATTCGGAATCACTTTTTACGGCCCTGGACATGGGCCTTTTTGAGCTTTTGGAGAAAGGCAGCGCACCCCTTCCCGAACTGGCAAAAGCTCTGAACTGCAACGAATCCAGTCTGGCCCGCTATCTGCATTTGCTAAAAACCCTGGATCTTGTAGACTGCTATGAAAACAGCTGGTATAATACCACGCTCTCAAGCACCTATCTCATTAAAGGAAAGCCGCTTTATCAGGGGAATTCTATCCTGTGGCGGCGTGAGATCAAAGCCGACTGGGACACCTTAAAGCCGGCCCTTGAAGCCGGCAGACGTGTCCATTTTCCCCCTGAAAACATCAGTGACACCGAAATGGACGCCCGGCGTGAGGAATACATCACGGCTATGGACAATATTGTCAGGCTGAAGGTTCCAGAGATTCTTGAATGCTTCGGAAACAGCCTGAAGCCTGGCGCCCGTATTCTGGATGTCGGCGCAGGCAGCGGCGCTTTTGCCCTTGGCTTTCTTGAAAAGTTCCAGGATGCCCAGGCCACTCTGGTGGATATCCGCCAGGTCTTGCCACAGACCCGGAAGCTTGTTGAAAAAAGCCCTCTTGATACTAAAAACCGCGTCCTGTTCCATGAACAGAATATTCTGGAGCCTGACTGGCAGCTTGAGGGCAGCTATGATATCGTCATATTGTCCAACATCGTCCACGCCTATGCTGAAGAAGAAATCAGCGGTATTTTAAAAACCGCGTCCCAGCTCCTCTCAGAGGATGGCATCCTGCTGATTCACGACTTTTTTCTGGATCACTGGGACATCAAGGCTGCCTTTTCGGATATCAATATGTTCATCAATACCTATAACGGCAAAGTCTTTGACTCAAAATGGGTCGATCAGGCCCTTAAAAACAGCGGTCTGTCCACCACAGGGCTCATCCCTCTGCAGACAGATACAGCTGTAATCTTTGCTGCCAGAGAGTCCGCCGCACTTGACAGCCTGACCATTACACCAGTCCAGAAAATTTTACAGCCCATCAAAGCCATTGGCTTTGACAAAGTGATGCCCTATGACCCCAAGGACGTGGTCGTCGCCCCCTTTGCTAAAAACAAATGCAAATTCGGGTGCCGCTCCTGGGATAAGAAGCACTGCAGCAGCAATCAGGAAATGAGCGCAGATGAGACTAAGGCTTTTGTGAACAGCTTCAGCAAAGCCCTCCTGTTAAAAAGTGAGCCGCCCACCGGCGATTTCCAGCGCAAGGCACTGAGGGCTGAAACCCTTGCCTTTAAAGCTGGCTACTATAAAGCCTTTGTTTTCTGGGCCGGCCCCTGCAGCATCTGTCCAGACTGTGACCTCACCGCTCCCTGCAACAACCACGCCCATTCACGCCCGTCCATGGAAGGCTCGGGTATTGACGTTTTCGCCACTGTAAAAAAGGCCGGAGAGTCCTTGAAAACCCTGAGTGAGCGCGGTGAGGTCATTAAGTATTACGCGTTGCTGCTTTTGGAGTAA